The following coding sequences are from one Treponema sp. J25 window:
- the flgG gene encoding flagellar basal-body rod protein FlgG translates to MVRSLWTGASGMIGQQANLDTISNNLANVNTSGFKKMRADFEDLLYQTVRTAGTPATEDTVVPVGVQMGHGVKLAATQRQFTQGALQNTENVTDMAIQGEGFFRVQLYDGTLAYTRDGSFKVDSDGRLVTSNGYHVLPDIVLPEGFLIETLSVSQDGRVTVKIPGQDDPIQVGQMELYRFPNPVGLTAIGENLFKVTNASGPAIAGRPGFDGMGKIVHKFLEMSNVSVVREMVNLIVAQRAYEFNSKTIQTSDNMLGIATGLKR, encoded by the coding sequence ATGGTACGAAGCTTGTGGACCGGTGCTTCTGGCATGATTGGCCAGCAGGCCAACCTGGATACGATTTCCAATAACCTGGCCAACGTGAATACCTCGGGCTTTAAAAAGATGCGGGCTGATTTTGAGGACCTGCTGTATCAAACGGTGCGAACCGCCGGGACCCCTGCCACGGAGGATACGGTGGTTCCCGTGGGAGTCCAGATGGGTCACGGGGTAAAACTTGCGGCTACCCAGCGGCAGTTTACCCAGGGGGCCCTGCAAAATACCGAAAATGTCACCGATATGGCTATCCAGGGGGAAGGTTTTTTCAGGGTTCAACTATATGATGGGACCCTGGCCTACACCCGGGATGGATCCTTCAAGGTAGATTCCGATGGAAGATTAGTTACATCGAATGGGTATCACGTCCTGCCTGATATCGTGCTCCCCGAAGGGTTCCTCATCGAAACCTTAAGCGTTTCCCAGGACGGTCGGGTAACGGTGAAAATCCCCGGCCAGGACGATCCTATCCAGGTAGGGCAAATGGAACTCTATCGGTTCCCGAATCCCGTGGGACTTACGGCGATTGGGGAGAACCTGTTTAAGGTGACCAACGCCTCAGGACCAGCCATCGCGGGACGCCCTGGTTTTGATGGGATGGGAAAAATCGTGCACAAATTCCTTGAAATGTCCAATGTATCGGTGGTTCGGGAGATGGTAAACCTGATTGTGGCCCAGCGGGCCTACGAATTCAATTCAAAGACCA
- the flgF gene encoding flagellar basal-body rod protein FlgF, producing MIRGWYTGASGMTAQQYRLDAVANNLANVDTDGYKKDVAIHKAFPELLLRRLNDDGVYLHPFGSADAAPIIGKIGTGVETNELFTIFEQGALKETESDFDVALDGKGFFTVATPWGERYTRNGSFQLGKEGYLETKDGYPVLGEHGPIRVKEHNFKIDKDGRVWVNAEYPDDPEVFTSKESNTWSQTVLLDTLKIVEFENDRYLAKQGNSLYKDTDVSGPARIIEEGRRPKVIQGFVEASNVNPVIEMVQMIEVNRAYEANQKVIQAEDGMLGKLINEVVRV from the coding sequence GTGATTCGAGGATGGTATACCGGTGCAAGCGGCATGACTGCCCAGCAGTACCGGCTTGATGCGGTGGCCAACAATCTGGCCAATGTGGATACCGATGGGTATAAAAAGGATGTGGCCATTCACAAGGCCTTCCCTGAGCTTTTATTGCGTCGGCTCAACGATGATGGGGTGTATCTACATCCCTTTGGTTCTGCCGATGCGGCTCCTATCATCGGTAAGATTGGAACCGGCGTCGAAACGAATGAACTTTTTACAATTTTTGAACAGGGGGCGTTAAAAGAAACGGAAAGTGATTTTGATGTGGCCCTGGATGGAAAGGGCTTTTTTACCGTGGCCACCCCCTGGGGAGAGCGGTATACCCGCAATGGTTCCTTCCAGCTTGGCAAAGAAGGCTATCTTGAAACCAAGGATGGCTATCCTGTTCTGGGTGAACATGGGCCTATCCGGGTAAAGGAACATAACTTCAAGATTGATAAGGATGGCCGGGTCTGGGTGAACGCGGAATATCCCGATGATCCAGAGGTGTTTACCTCCAAAGAGAGCAATACCTGGAGCCAGACGGTGCTCCTGGACACCCTTAAGATTGTGGAATTTGAGAACGATCGGTACCTGGCAAAGCAGGGAAACAGCCTTTACAAGGATACGGATGTGTCCGGCCCTGCCCGGATCATCGAAGAAGGCCGGCGCCCTAAGGTGATCCAGGGCTTTGTGGAAGCCTCGAATGTTAATCCCGTCATTGAAATGGTCCAGATGATCGAAGTAAACCGGGCCTATGAGGCCAATCAAAAGGTAATCCAGGCAGAGGACGGGATGCTCGGAAAACTCATCAACGAAGTAGTGCGGGTCTAA